In Luteibaculum oceani, one DNA window encodes the following:
- a CDS encoding bifunctional riboflavin kinase/FAD synthetase, with product MKIYRDLSETKGIKNPVITTGTFDGVHVGHQKILTQLIHEAKKIDGESVVLTFWPHPRMVVFPDDHNLQLLNTMEEKAQLLESFGIDHFIIYPFSKKFSRLSAREYVKDILVDGIGVSKMAVGYDHRFGKNREGDFNTLTELAKEYQFQVQEISAEDVENVNVSSTKIRKALLDGDVSTAKAYLNYHYFLKGRVVSGEGIGKQLGFPTANILVEDSYKLIPKIGVYAVKVNLGEQVYKGMMNIGVRPTVANNAPKTIEVHLLDYNGDLYNQEIKVSFIQRLRDEIRFENVSQLKDQLNEDKKNCLELFSLNP from the coding sequence ATGAAAATTTACAGAGATCTTTCCGAAACCAAAGGCATAAAAAATCCAGTTATCACAACTGGAACCTTCGATGGTGTGCACGTTGGCCACCAGAAAATTTTAACGCAACTCATCCACGAAGCTAAAAAAATTGATGGCGAGTCTGTAGTGCTTACTTTTTGGCCTCACCCTAGAATGGTTGTATTCCCAGACGATCACAACCTTCAATTATTAAATACAATGGAGGAAAAGGCTCAGCTTTTAGAGTCATTTGGAATAGACCACTTTATTATTTACCCCTTTTCGAAAAAATTCTCACGCCTCTCGGCCAGAGAATATGTTAAAGACATCTTAGTAGATGGTATCGGTGTGAGCAAAATGGCCGTTGGTTACGACCACCGATTCGGAAAAAATAGAGAAGGAGATTTTAATACGCTCACAGAACTAGCTAAAGAGTACCAATTTCAGGTACAAGAAATTTCCGCAGAAGACGTAGAAAACGTTAATGTTAGCTCTACAAAAATTAGAAAAGCTCTTCTCGATGGAGATGTCTCAACCGCAAAAGCCTATCTAAACTATCACTACTTTCTAAAAGGTAGGGTGGTAAGCGGAGAAGGTATTGGGAAACAATTAGGCTTTCCGACCGCAAACATTTTGGTTGAAGACAGCTACAAACTAATCCCGAAAATTGGTGTGTATGCCGTTAAGGTTAACCTTGGAGAACAAGTGTATAAGGGTATGATGAATATTGGGGTTAGGCCCACCGTAGCAAACAATGCCCCAAAAACAATAGAGGTACACCTTCTAGATTACAACGGTGATTTGTATAACCAAGAAATAAAAGTTTCCTTTATCCAGAGACTGCGAGACGAAATTCGTTTTGAAAACGTTTCGCAACTAAAAGATCAACTTAATGAAGACAAGAAAAATTGCTTGGAGCTTTTTAGCCTTAATCCTTAG